The nucleotide window accggatctggcgccccctttttagtgaggtcagtcagcgggctggtgacgtccgaataattaggtataaacctacgatagtagccagccagccccaggaactgtctcacccccttttggtcttgggcctcgggcaggccgcaattgctgctgtcttattaatttggggacacacctgcccgttgcccaagtggaagcccagataccgtacttccacccgcccaatcgcacacttcttcgggttggcagtgagacccgcccgcctcagcgacctaaggacggccctcaggtgttgcaagtgtcgctgccagtcgttactataaatgataatatcgtcaagatatgcggccgcgtaggtggcgtggggccggaggaccctgtccatcagccgctgaaacgtagcgggcgccccaaacagcccaaaaggaagtgtgacaaattggtgtaagccgaacggtgtggaaaaggccgttttctcccgggataatggagtcaaggggatctgccaatatcccttcgtcaaatccagtgtcgagtaaaagcgagccgtgcctagtcgatcgagcagctcgtcaatacgaggcattgggtacgcgtcgaatttagacaccgcgttgacttttctatagtccacacagaaccggaccgacccgtcggccttgggtaccaagaccaccgggctgctccagtcactgtgggactcctcgatgatgcccatttcgagcatggcctgaagttcttcctgaaccacctttttttttttgtttgggtagcctgtaagggcggctacgcactaccacccccgggggtgtctctatgtggtgttctatgaggttagtgcgaccgggcaggggcgagaacacatccaaaaactcggcctgcaactgggcgacctccgtgagttgggtgggggagaggtggtctccacaggggaccggagaggtacatgatgccaatgtccctttttgaacctccggccccagctccgccttctccggaactaccgacaccaacgccacgtggacctcctcgttccagagtttaagcagattgaggtggtagatctgtagcacccccccccgtccgttcgcctcacctcatagtcgacgtccccgactcgccgtgtgacctcaaagggtccttgccacttggcgattgatTTGGagttcgacgtgggcaacagtacgagtaccttatctcccggagtgaactctctaaggcgcgtgcccttgttgtacaggcgggcttgccgttcctgggcctgccgcaaattctcctgagttaggtgggtgagcgtgtggagttttgcgcgcaggtccataacgtactgaatttcgtttttactctgtgaaggtccctcctcccaattttctcgcagcacatctaaaatgccgcgcggcttacacccgtataacaattcaaatggggagaaccccgtggaggcttgggggacctctcgcactgcaaataacaagggttcgagccatttatcccagttacatgcgtcctcacttacgaatttttttgattatattcttgagggtgcgattgaaccgttcaactaaaccgtccgtttgtgggtgataaacgctggtgcggatcggcttgataCCTAATAGcctatacagttcgctcagtgttcatgacataaacgaggtgccttggtcagtcagaatctctttcgggattccaactcgggagatgacgcggaagagggcctccgcaatactgcatgctgagatattgcgaagaggcaccgcttccgggtatcgcgttgcatagtccaccagaactaatataaagtggtaccctcatgttgaccgatctaatggcccgatgagatccatcccaattctttcgaacggggtctcgattaatggtagggggcgcaaaggcgcttttggaatggccgctgggtttactaactggcattcgcggcacgccgtacaccacctacggacatcgccgtgaatccccggccaatagaatcgggccattattcgggctagtgtcttatcctgccctaggtgtccagccatgggattaaagtgagccgcctgaaataccaattccctgtggctctttggaattaacagctgtgtgactcgctgtttcgtctgagtgtcctgtgtcactcggtataatctatccttcataatagaaaaataggggaaggacggggtggcgttcggctggagcgtttgaccatcgattactctcacttggtcaaacacatgtcgcagagtctcgtctcgcgattgttctaatgggaaatccgcgggggattccccaacagaaagaggaggagccggcggctcttcactctgtcgcggagatgacgtagacggctctgcgacagcagctccagccaaagcgacaccgggacctccccctgtcaaatgacaggacccactccttactaggcgcatcattaaaccccgaaatcccggccaattagtccccaaaattaaagagtgggtaaggcgaggattaaccgctgccttcactatagatttttcccctctgaaaaatatgtggaccgacaccaaagggtagctgtgaacatccccgtgcacacacaacaccttcaccccctgtgctccccccaatgcctcgtcttgcaccaggctttggcggatcgaggtctgattgcaaccagaatccaccaacgcctgatatgtagccccttggacactcaccggtatgtgatacgctccggcccgatcgagggcagcttctggcgcgtcggggatccgtaccaccgcgcccacctccattgctgcgcactgttgttgcaggtggcccggctccctgcagcgccagcaaaccggcccgggccttccctttgcaccggtgctctggggctcactcacctgaggggggggagagacagacacagaagggagaaacgggagggcaccacgggtgcggcgggccggctggggtggagccagcccccgtctccgtggtgggggaatggggcgaggacgggacacagaagggaggggacagagagaagaggagagaagagaagacgtcgtcggctgtcctgccgccggaacagccgccaaatgatcctccgccagtcctactgcctgatccagcgacgccgggcggtggcactggacccactccgtggttccggctggtaagcgggcgatgaactgctccagcaccacctgatcgatgattccctcggcgtcgcaattgtcggccctcagccaccgccagcaggcgtcccggagctgctggccgaacgcgaacggccggccgacttcctccaaccgcagcgcgcggaagcgctggcgctgttgttctggtgtgcgccccacgcgctggaggacggcccggcgaaggtccgcgtaggccagccggtggtcggcggggagctgtagcgcggccagctgcgcctctcccgtcaggagggggaggaggcgcgccgcgcgctgctccatcggccaccccgaggcttcggcgacctgttcgaacaatgcgaggaacgcctcggggtcgtcctgcgggcccatcttggtcatggtgaggggagacgggcccgcagccggggcgctggtggaccccgccgacgcgaggagatgccggaacgcctcgcgatcttcctgctgggccagcaccagggcttcgaagccccGCTTTTGTTCCTTTCAGAgcatgacgagcgcctggtgctggctttgctgagccgtggcgagggcgtggaccaggtccgtgaatggggaggattccatggggctgctgggttggtgctccacctttctcccgggttttggcaccactgtagagctctctgaggtgtgggtggcgcacagaggacggcaggacaaagcttcaggtaagaataggcttttattgccagacttttcaataTAACAACGGTTCTATtcaggtaaatacacacacacacacgctgtgttcttgtcccgggaagagctctcctctgctttccctctgcctccttaaatagggtgcggttactgggaagacacacaaacacaggttaattaccgtcaggtgtagtgattctgccactcaccttccctggctccgccctcctgtcacagaccggcgcttgaccacgcccccgctgccacacatactttttaaaaaatgtttcatgTGATGAAATGCCCATGAAACAAGTTAATTCTTGtcaacagctataaacagtcactccctgctttctttttttttttaagataataAGATAAAAAACAGCTTATCATGTTATCAAGAAATTTCAAAGCCCTCCGTCCTAAAGTCTTTCCTGTGTTGGAAAATATAACGTACCAGCCTTAGCCTtgattgttacaaagcactgacactggagactccttccaacgaTGCCAAATAAACTCTTCTGATCTCCTCACAGGAAAACCCTACCACATCAACAATTTCACAGTTTTTAAAATAAGTTTATAAACCCCTTCTATGGAAAcaacatattagaatgagtgcatgaaTCTAAACTTGAGTAGTAGCGCAAAACAGTTGTGCAGTTTGGACTGCAGTTGCACAGGAATGAACAAAAGTAGATGTTTGATCAGATGTTGCATGTTATCAGTTTCTTCTGTTTTGTCTCGCAGGGAAAGTGTGGATGGAGGGAGAATAGCTGTACAGGTGGAAGACAAAGTGGTGAGAGTAAGAAATGTGAAGGTAAGTTCTGTGTTTCAGGCTTTGTTGTTTCAACCACAGAAAATAATTGACGTAATTGACTAATATTGAACGTGAGAttttacaaaatacaataaacCAGAGTTGTTCTGTGTAAACACGTGCAGGATTAAAAGGAAAAGATATGAGTGCAGTGTTGATCTCAGGGTATCACGTTAACAGGAAGCTTAGAGATTGTCCATTTCCTGCATGATTACACTGCTGTTTATTGAAAGTACCCACAACACATACAAACATTCGGGTTGTAGTTACCTCATCAAAGCTTCCACACAGCCTTAGTCACTTAACAGCCATGTCGTTAAACATGAGTAAACAGAAGAAATGCACTTTACTCTAACCCTGAATTCCATACCACTGTGTTCTGACTGAAACCAATGTTACATAACCTGATTTGTGGGATGATTGCGTGTGTGTTGGAAAGAGAGGCCACGAAGTCGTGTCTGTTTTTACTGGTTGAACTTGGCATAATGCAGTTTTGTAAATGCTGCAGAATTAAAATACATTTAGTGACAATTATTAAATtcacttaattacaattattgagCTGGTCGTAACTCGTTATCAGAGTCCACACTGATATGTTGATTAtacaatttgatgtcagcagagGTGCCAACGTTGCAAAAAAGAAAATCTGACCAAgcagagaaagaaaaacaaaactaaacagaATTGTATCAAAAACCCTAGTGTACATCAGTGGAAAAGATGAACAAggcaataaaattttttttttaaaaccccaAACGTCTGACAAATGACCACAAGAAAACAGTAAGGCCACtacataataatctcatctcatctcattatctgtagccgctttatcctgttctacagggtcacaggcaagctggagcctatcccagctgactacgggcaaaaggcggggtacaccctggacaagtcgccaggttatcacagggctgacacatagacacagacaaccattcacactcacattcacacctacggtcaatttagagccaccagttaacctaacctgcatgtctttggactgtgggggaaaccggagcacctggaggaaacccacgcggacacggggagaacatgcaaactccgcacagaaaggccctcgccggccacggggctcgaacccggaccttcttgctgtgaggcgaaagtgctaaccactacaccaccgtgctgcccctctttctctctctctctctctatatatagttgaaaccgtatatttacatacactttaggaaaagacacaatcttttttttttctcatagtcagacatgaaatcagacattcactttaactttttcatgtctgtctgaatatttaaaattatttcaatgtagttaatgccaaattaatcagagaaggagttttttattcaatattttaattgcttttatcaaatcagaagtttacatacacttcatcagtacttggtacaattgcccttaaactgtctgacttgggtcaaaagttttggataaccttcaacaagctttgcacaatacttgacaggaattttggcccattcctcttgacagaactggtataactgggccatattttttggctgctttgcatgcacatgttgtttcagctctgcccacaaatgctcaatagggttgaggtcggggctttgtgatggccactccaaaacattgactttgttgtcatcaagccattttctgaccagtttggcggtgtgcttcgggtcattgtccatttggaagacccatttgcggccaagctttaacttcctggcagatgctttcaggtgttggttcagtatctccacatactgttccttcttcattactccattgattttgtgaagtgcaccagtacctcctgcagcaaaacaaccccacaacatgatgctgcctccgccatgtttcactgttggtatggtgttgttaggattgtaagcgtctcctttttttctccaaacatatcgttgttgattatggccaaacagctcaattttagtttcatccgaccacaagacatgtctctaaaaattgagatcctttcccctgtgttcatttgcaaactgtaatctggcctgtttatgtttgtgttggagtaatggctttctcctggcagagtggcctttcagcccatgttggtgcagaactcgtttcaccgtggacagtgacacactcttaccagcttcagccatcatcttCACGAGGTCCTTTGCATTCATTCTTGGGTTCTTACGCACAGCACTGACCAGAACCCACTCATATCTGGGACTCAGAATCCGTCTCCTTCCTGTGCGGTATGATGGCTCGACATTCCCACATTGTTTGTACTTTTGTATAATGGTTTGAACTGAAGACCGTGGCACCTTCAGGCTTCTTGAAATTTCCCCCAAAGATGAGCCAGACTTGTGCAAGTTAACCATTCTTAGTCTGAGATCTTGATCAATTTCTTTAGATTTACCCATGTTGTGTACAAGGAAGCACGGTGTTTGAGGTGTTCCTTAAAATACAATCACAGGTGTGTGTCTCAGGTGTGTCTCCAATTAATTcaaatgttgccaattaacctatcagaagcttccaaagacatgacatcatcatctgggcattcctacattgtttaaaggcacacaatctgcagtgtatgtaaacttctgatttgataaaagcaattaaaatattgaataaaaaactccttctctgattaatttggcattaagtacattgaaataattttaaatattcagacagacatgaaaaagttaaagtgaatgtctgatttcatgtctgactatgagaaaaaaaaagattgtgtcttttcctaaagtgtatgtaaatatacggtttcaactgtgtgtgtgtatatatatatatatatatatatatatatatataaaagagagaAAGGGGGGGATATTACACCATGATGCAAAGATATGACGTTTACCTTTGAGTAGtgaatgtatatttaaaaaaaatatttttcaacatgagacgataaacttcatatcttcatgccaccgtgtaatattctttatattatacggacatattcacaaac belongs to Neoarius graeffei isolate fNeoGra1 chromosome 11, fNeoGra1.pri, whole genome shotgun sequence and includes:
- the LOC132894634 gene encoding uncharacterized protein LOC132894634, producing the protein MTKMGPQDDPEAFLALFEQVAEASGWPMEQRAARLLPLLTGEAQLAALQLPADHRLAYADLRRAVLQRVGRTPEQQRQRFRALRLEEVGRPFAFGQQLRDACWRWLRADNCDAEGIIDQVVLEQFIARLPAGTTEWVQCHRPASLDQAVGLAEDHLAAVPAAGQPTTSSLLSSSLCPLPSVSRPRPIPPPRRRGLAPPQPARRTRGALPFLPSVSVSPPPQVSEPQSTGAKGRPGPVCWRCREPGHLQQQCAAMEVGAVVRIPDAPEAALDRAGAYHIPTGASDRGLEVVLSQEVEGEDRPILYISRKLSVREGRYSTIEKECLAIKWAVLALRYYLLGRPFTLCSDHAPLQWLHRMKDANAQITRWYLALQLFNFKVVHRPGAQMVVADFLSRRGGCRLRAGRPPGLNRAVALPKTSAARLLVSWP